A section of the Saccharopolyspora gregorii genome encodes:
- a CDS encoding nSTAND1 domain-containing NTPase yields the protein MTDRKAGASATGTGVRALFAERFALLYVTAGDPPLKRVADAVERARRLDERGRPIRSTAQRISDWRRGRNVPARFAALSVVLEILIGEARKHQPQPPVEGLYDLSAWRARWEEALTSPLSAPDPAPAAEESDAAETPPVDGGLCPYRGLAAFGQEESGWFFGRERATTTLVERLAAAADEGGITMLVGASGAGKSSLLGAGLLPALTGGALAEQGSSTWPVRTTTPGEDPLRALTELIPELNEVLATADRRGAAPGAADRCAEDVEDPGSEDRDAEAEFRFAESVRDAVGAHVRRAAGDEARLVLVVDQFEEAFTMCRDERARALFVQVLNACCTTGFAGGTPPGLVVLGLRADFYARCLDFPELAEALQHRQMVLGAMTVAELRKAITGPAKATGLQIEPGLVDVLLRDLGVSVGRAYGKPSQRAYDAGALPLLSHALMVTWQRRQSGKLTIAGYRAAGGIQGAVAATAERAWAELAEGGQAAARQVLLRLVHVGEDTQDTRRRATYTEIVEHAEHRDAAARALNVLTTARLVTLDADSAEISHEALLYAWPRLRSWIDQDRAGNLARQRLERDAESWRQEDRDPSLLYRGARLETAQHWADQVGSAELAPISHEFLHASMRHRRRAGWFRRGTAAAVCVFAAVAAVAAVLAVRERDDAEFRQVLAQADRLQAGDPSAAAKLNLVAERLRPDDEGVYTRLLSTQNSPLSMPVLGHEGPVYLTTFSPDGRTLATASYDETVRLWDVSDRMHPKQLGKPLTGFGSWVTSAVFSPDGRTLAAAGDDHLVRLYDVSDPARPESLGPPIGGTDGTIYLLAFSPDGRTLATANEDRTARLWNVTDPARPVPWGDPLTGHFAQVRTLAFTPDGRTLATSGDDRTVRLWNVADPARPAPLGQPLTGHTGGMHTVAFSPDGRTLASGSSDKTIRLWDVHDPARAEQLGPALIGHNAPVWSVKFSPDGRTLASGSADSSALLWNVTDPANATRLGQSLSSGSSTVFAVGFSPDGATLATGADDGTVRLWSLPERILSGHTARVNTALFSPDGRTLITAGDDHTMRVWDVSTRVPRQVAGPLEVYDGPVGSVYAAAFRPDGRILATGGGSGTVRLWDMRDRSAPKPLGRSFKVNTRYAGEVEFSPDGRTLVTCDDDHSVQLWNVADPENPVRVGGPLTGHRGYINEANFSPDGRLLATASSDGTVRMWDVSDRAHAKLVGKPLDTGDTETYTASFSPDGNTIATAGQDKAVRLWDVSDPAAPRLRANPLIGHTQIVKTAVFSPDGETLATAGEDRTVRLWDVSDPQRPSPIGNSVAEHQAAVNTVSFSPDGRTFATSSGDNTAQLWDLDEQYAIDRICATTRGVLPRAQWEQTIPQTPYSPPCT from the coding sequence ATGACGGACCGGAAAGCGGGGGCTTCGGCGACGGGCACCGGCGTGCGGGCGCTGTTCGCGGAACGGTTCGCGCTGCTGTACGTGACCGCGGGTGACCCTCCGCTGAAGCGGGTGGCCGACGCCGTGGAGCGGGCCCGGCGGCTCGACGAGCGCGGCAGGCCGATCCGGTCCACCGCTCAGCGGATCAGCGACTGGCGGCGCGGGCGCAACGTGCCCGCCCGGTTCGCCGCGCTCTCCGTGGTGCTCGAAATCCTCATCGGCGAGGCCCGCAAGCACCAACCGCAACCTCCGGTGGAAGGACTGTACGACCTGTCGGCCTGGCGGGCCCGTTGGGAAGAAGCGCTCACCAGCCCGCTGAGCGCTCCCGACCCGGCGCCCGCCGCCGAGGAGAGCGATGCCGCCGAGACCCCGCCCGTCGACGGAGGGCTGTGCCCCTACCGCGGGCTGGCCGCGTTCGGACAGGAGGAGTCCGGTTGGTTCTTCGGGCGGGAGCGCGCGACGACCACGCTGGTGGAACGCCTCGCCGCCGCTGCCGATGAAGGCGGCATCACGATGCTGGTCGGTGCCTCCGGTGCCGGGAAGTCCTCGCTGCTGGGCGCCGGCCTGCTCCCCGCGCTCACCGGAGGGGCGTTGGCCGAGCAAGGCTCCTCGACGTGGCCGGTCCGCACCACCACGCCGGGGGAGGACCCGCTCCGCGCGCTCACCGAGCTGATCCCCGAGCTCAACGAGGTCCTCGCCACCGCCGACCGCCGAGGTGCCGCACCGGGCGCAGCGGACCGGTGCGCCGAGGACGTGGAGGACCCGGGCTCGGAGGACCGGGATGCCGAAGCGGAGTTCCGCTTCGCCGAGTCGGTCCGGGACGCCGTCGGTGCGCACGTGCGCCGCGCCGCCGGCGACGAAGCGCGGCTGGTGCTGGTGGTGGACCAGTTCGAGGAGGCGTTCACGATGTGCCGGGACGAGCGCGCGCGAGCGCTGTTCGTCCAGGTGCTCAACGCCTGCTGCACGACGGGATTCGCGGGCGGCACCCCGCCCGGGCTGGTGGTGCTGGGCTTGCGGGCCGACTTCTACGCCCGCTGCCTGGACTTCCCGGAACTCGCCGAAGCGCTCCAGCACCGGCAGATGGTCCTGGGCGCGATGACCGTCGCCGAGCTGCGGAAGGCCATCACCGGGCCGGCGAAGGCGACCGGGCTGCAGATCGAACCGGGCCTGGTGGACGTGCTGCTGCGCGACCTCGGGGTCAGCGTCGGCCGCGCGTACGGCAAACCGTCCCAGCGGGCCTACGACGCCGGTGCGCTGCCGCTGCTCTCGCACGCGCTGATGGTGACCTGGCAGCGCAGGCAGTCGGGGAAGCTCACCATCGCTGGTTACCGCGCGGCAGGCGGCATCCAGGGCGCGGTGGCGGCCACCGCGGAGCGCGCGTGGGCGGAACTCGCCGAAGGCGGGCAGGCCGCGGCGCGGCAGGTGCTGCTGCGGCTGGTGCACGTCGGCGAGGACACCCAGGACACCCGCAGGCGCGCCACCTACACCGAGATCGTCGAGCACGCCGAACACCGCGACGCCGCGGCACGGGCGCTGAACGTGCTCACCACGGCGCGGCTGGTCACCTTGGACGCCGACTCGGCCGAGATCAGCCACGAAGCCCTGCTGTACGCGTGGCCCCGGCTGCGCAGCTGGATCGACCAGGACCGGGCGGGCAACCTCGCCCGGCAGCGGCTGGAACGGGACGCCGAGTCGTGGCGGCAGGAGGACCGGGACCCTTCGCTGCTGTACCGCGGGGCACGGCTGGAAACGGCCCAGCACTGGGCGGACCAGGTCGGTTCGGCGGAACTGGCGCCGATCAGCCACGAGTTCCTCCACGCGTCGATGCGGCACCGGCGCCGGGCCGGGTGGTTCCGGCGCGGCACGGCGGCCGCGGTGTGCGTGTTCGCCGCGGTCGCCGCCGTGGCGGCCGTGCTCGCCGTGCGGGAACGGGACGACGCCGAGTTCCGCCAGGTGCTGGCGCAGGCCGACCGGCTGCAGGCCGGAGACCCTTCCGCCGCGGCCAAGCTGAACCTGGTGGCCGAGCGGCTGCGGCCGGACGACGAGGGCGTGTACACGCGGCTGCTGTCCACCCAGAACTCGCCGTTGAGCATGCCGGTGCTCGGGCACGAGGGGCCGGTGTACCTGACCACGTTCAGCCCGGACGGGCGCACGCTCGCCACCGCCAGCTACGACGAGACCGTGCGGCTGTGGGACGTCTCCGACCGGATGCACCCGAAGCAGCTGGGCAAGCCGCTGACCGGGTTCGGCAGCTGGGTCACCTCGGCCGTGTTCAGCCCCGACGGCCGGACCCTGGCGGCGGCGGGCGACGACCACCTGGTGCGGCTCTACGACGTGTCCGACCCGGCTCGGCCGGAGTCGCTGGGCCCGCCGATCGGCGGCACCGACGGCACCATCTACCTGCTCGCGTTCAGCCCCGACGGCCGCACGCTGGCCACCGCCAACGAGGACCGGACCGCCCGGCTGTGGAACGTGACCGACCCCGCCCGGCCGGTGCCGTGGGGCGATCCGCTGACCGGGCACTTCGCGCAGGTCCGCACCCTGGCGTTCACCCCGGACGGCCGCACGCTGGCGACCAGCGGTGACGACCGGACCGTCCGGCTGTGGAACGTGGCGGACCCGGCCCGTCCGGCGCCGCTGGGGCAGCCGCTGACCGGGCACACCGGGGGCATGCACACGGTGGCGTTCAGCCCGGACGGCCGGACGCTCGCCTCCGGCAGCTCGGACAAGACGATCCGGTTGTGGGACGTGCACGACCCGGCCCGGGCCGAGCAGCTCGGGCCCGCGCTCATCGGGCACAACGCCCCGGTGTGGTCGGTGAAGTTCAGCCCCGACGGCCGCACGCTGGCCTCGGGCAGCGCGGACAGCTCGGCGCTGCTGTGGAACGTGACCGACCCGGCGAACGCGACCCGGCTGGGGCAAAGCCTCAGCTCGGGCAGCAGCACCGTGTTCGCGGTCGGGTTCAGCCCGGACGGCGCCACCCTGGCGACCGGAGCGGACGACGGCACGGTGCGGCTGTGGTCGCTGCCGGAGCGGATCCTGTCCGGGCACACCGCGCGCGTGAACACCGCGCTGTTCAGCCCGGACGGGCGGACGTTGATCACCGCGGGCGACGACCACACGATGCGGGTGTGGGACGTCTCCACCCGGGTGCCGCGCCAGGTGGCCGGTCCGCTGGAGGTCTACGACGGCCCGGTCGGATCGGTGTACGCGGCGGCGTTCAGACCGGACGGGCGCATCCTGGCCACCGGCGGGGGCTCCGGCACGGTGCGGTTGTGGGACATGCGGGACCGGTCGGCCCCGAAACCGCTCGGGCGGTCGTTCAAGGTCAACACCCGCTACGCGGGCGAGGTGGAGTTCAGCCCGGACGGGCGGACGTTGGTGACCTGCGACGACGACCACAGCGTGCAGCTGTGGAACGTCGCCGATCCCGAGAACCCGGTGCGGGTGGGCGGGCCGCTGACCGGCCACCGCGGCTACATCAACGAGGCGAACTTCAGCCCGGACGGCCGCCTGCTGGCGACGGCGAGCAGCGACGGCACCGTCCGGATGTGGGACGTCTCCGACCGCGCGCACGCGAAGCTGGTGGGGAAACCGCTGGACACGGGCGACACGGAGACCTACACGGCGAGCTTCAGCCCGGACGGGAACACGATCGCCACCGCGGGCCAGGACAAGGCGGTCCGGCTGTGGGACGTCTCGGACCCGGCCGCGCCCCGGCTGCGGGCGAACCCGCTGATCGGGCACACCCAGATCGTCAAGACCGCGGTGTTCAGCCCGGACGGCGAGACGCTGGCCACCGCGGGCGAAGACCGCACCGTCCGGTTGTGGGACGTGTCGGACCCGCAGCGGCCGTCGCCGATCGGCAACAGCGTCGCCGAGCACCAGGCCGCGGTGAACACGGTGTCGTTCAGCCCGGACGGCCGCACCTTCGCCACGTCCAGCGGCGACAACACCGCGCAGCTGTGGGACTTGGACGAGCAGTACGCGATCGACCGCATCTGCGCCACCACCCGCGGGGTGCTGCCGCGCGCGCAGTGGGAGCAGACCATTCCGCAGACCCCGTACTCGCCGCCCTGCACCTGA
- a CDS encoding ATP-grasp domain-containing protein → MTEGAADDFAHPFGPTTGPAAADFRPGPLLLQGQDYFFRSADTSLDFQERVHRADLVDDGDGDPIPCVLVLARAADMEMNELSLALAERNIRMVRIDADRCLDIALTVYTDTPLIELERWLLRPIVVWRRHFDITALPVDPTTVHGAYVREQWRAVSGWLSGRADWEQINPVRSSAHLDRLTQLRDAASFGFRVPRTAVTTLPGRNRPGGGQCIVKTAGHHMLEPEPGALRGLFPRPLDIRHSAEAREPAPVLVQQYVGSEHEIRAFVVGDEVIGYRVDKLDPAQLWVDPDSVVVERVELPAGLKTRLLALCRFWRLHVAAFDLLAAESDHVFLEVNVNCDWRWFEHRAQDDAVSTAVHRWVAERYEHLAATTSAPRWDR, encoded by the coding sequence ATGACCGAGGGGGCGGCGGACGACTTCGCGCACCCGTTCGGCCCCACGACCGGACCCGCCGCCGCCGACTTCCGTCCCGGGCCGCTGCTGCTGCAAGGTCAGGACTACTTCTTCCGCTCCGCCGACACCAGCCTCGACTTCCAGGAGCGCGTGCACCGCGCGGACCTGGTCGACGACGGCGACGGCGATCCGATCCCGTGCGTGCTGGTGCTCGCGCGGGCTGCGGACATGGAGATGAACGAGCTCTCGCTCGCGCTGGCGGAACGCAACATCCGGATGGTGCGCATCGACGCCGACCGGTGCCTGGACATCGCGCTCACCGTCTACACCGACACCCCGCTGATCGAGCTCGAACGCTGGCTGCTGCGGCCGATCGTCGTGTGGCGGCGGCACTTCGACATCACGGCGCTGCCCGTGGACCCGACGACCGTGCACGGCGCCTACGTCCGCGAGCAGTGGCGCGCGGTGTCCGGCTGGCTGTCCGGCCGCGCCGACTGGGAGCAGATCAACCCGGTGCGCTCCAGCGCGCACCTGGACCGGCTCACGCAGCTGCGAGACGCCGCCTCCTTCGGTTTCCGGGTGCCGCGCACCGCGGTGACCACGCTGCCGGGCCGGAACCGCCCGGGCGGCGGCCAGTGCATCGTCAAGACCGCGGGCCACCACATGCTCGAACCTGAACCGGGCGCGCTGCGCGGGCTCTTCCCACGGCCGCTGGACATCCGGCACTCCGCGGAAGCGCGCGAGCCGGCCCCGGTGCTGGTGCAGCAGTACGTCGGCTCCGAGCACGAGATCCGCGCCTTCGTCGTCGGCGACGAGGTCATCGGTTACCGGGTGGACAAGCTCGATCCGGCGCAGCTGTGGGTCGACCCGGACTCGGTGGTCGTGGAGCGGGTCGAGCTGCCCGCGGGTCTGAAGACGCGGCTGCTGGCGCTGTGCCGCTTCTGGCGGCTGCACGTGGCGGCGTTCGACCTGCTCGCCGCGGAGTCCGACCACGTGTTCCTGGAGGTCAACGTGAACTGCGACTGGCGCTGGTTCGAGCACCGGGCGCAGGACGACGCGGTCTCCACCGCCGTGCACCGCTGGGTCGCCGAACGCTACGAGCACCTCGCGGCGACCACCTCGGCGCCGAGGTGGGACCGGTGA
- a CDS encoding NAD(P)/FAD-dependent oxidoreductase, translated as MAGKSEPTRILILGGGYVGMYTALQLQSKLGRREASVTVVDPQPHMTYQPFLPEAAAGSVEPRHVVAPLRRVLKRCHVITASVTEIKHADQVVTIENPQTGPEELPYDVLVVALGSVSRLLPIPGLAEQGISLKTVGEAIYLRNHVLAKMDAAANTSDEELRKRLLTFTFVGGGFAGAEALAELEDMARYATRYYESISPEDMRWVLVEAAGRVMPEVSEKMGVYVVKALEERGIQVYLNTFLKSVENGHAVLSDGTEFDTDTLVWNAGVKANPVLKNSDLPLDERGRIKATSHLQVEGLPNVWAAGDCSAVPDLSKADTDPNATCAPSAQHAVRQANQLGKNLLASLRGKSTKEYRHAYAGSVAGLGLYKGVADVYGFKAKGFVAWFMHRTYHVSRMPTFNRKMRIVIDWTLAFLFKREAVSMGQIQNPKADFERAAAS; from the coding sequence TGTCGGCATGTACACGGCGCTTCAGCTTCAGTCCAAGCTGGGACGTCGTGAAGCCTCCGTCACCGTGGTCGATCCTCAGCCGCACATGACCTACCAGCCCTTCCTACCGGAAGCGGCGGCGGGCTCGGTCGAGCCTCGCCACGTGGTAGCGCCACTGCGACGAGTCCTGAAGCGGTGTCATGTGATCACCGCCAGTGTCACCGAGATCAAGCACGCCGACCAGGTCGTGACGATCGAGAACCCGCAGACGGGTCCCGAAGAGCTCCCCTACGACGTGCTCGTGGTGGCGCTGGGCTCCGTGTCCCGACTCCTGCCCATCCCCGGCCTGGCGGAACAAGGCATCAGCCTCAAGACCGTCGGTGAAGCCATCTACCTGCGCAACCACGTGCTGGCGAAGATGGACGCGGCGGCCAACACCTCCGACGAGGAGCTGCGCAAGCGGCTGCTCACCTTCACCTTCGTCGGTGGCGGCTTCGCCGGAGCCGAGGCGCTGGCGGAGCTGGAGGACATGGCCCGCTACGCCACCCGCTACTACGAGTCCATCTCGCCGGAGGACATGCGGTGGGTCCTCGTCGAGGCCGCCGGGCGCGTGATGCCCGAGGTCAGCGAGAAGATGGGCGTCTACGTCGTCAAGGCCCTGGAAGAGCGCGGGATCCAGGTCTACCTGAACACCTTCCTGAAGTCGGTGGAGAACGGGCACGCCGTGCTCTCCGACGGGACCGAGTTCGACACCGACACGCTGGTGTGGAACGCGGGTGTCAAGGCCAACCCGGTGCTGAAGAACTCCGACCTGCCGCTCGACGAGCGCGGCCGGATCAAGGCCACCTCGCACCTCCAGGTCGAGGGCCTGCCGAACGTGTGGGCCGCCGGTGACTGCTCGGCGGTGCCGGACCTCTCGAAGGCCGACACCGACCCGAACGCGACCTGCGCGCCGTCCGCGCAGCACGCGGTGCGCCAGGCGAACCAGCTCGGCAAGAACCTGCTGGCGTCGCTGCGTGGCAAGTCCACCAAGGAGTACCGCCACGCCTACGCCGGTTCGGTGGCGGGCCTCGGGCTCTACAAGGGCGTCGCCGACGTCTACGGGTTCAAGGCCAAGGGTTTCGTCGCCTGGTTCATGCACCGCACGTACCACGTGAGCCGGATGCCCACCTTCAACCGCAAGATGCGGATCGTCATCGACTGGACGCTGGCTTTCCTGTTCAAGCGGGAAGCCGTGTCGATGGGTCAGATCCAGAATCCGAAGGCCGACTTCGAGCGGGCCGCGGCAAGCTGA